A portion of the Cervus elaphus chromosome X, mCerEla1.1, whole genome shotgun sequence genome contains these proteins:
- the TCEAL8 gene encoding transcription elongation factor A protein-like 8: MQKSCGENERKPQNMPKAEEDRPLEAVPQEAERNPQPSEEGVSQEAEGNLRGGLTQPGQGYKEDTPVRHLDPEEMIRGADELERLREEIRRVRNKFVMMHWKQRHSRSRPYPVCFRP; encoded by the coding sequence ATGCAAAAGTCttgtggagaaaatgaaagaaaaccacaaaacatGCCAAAGGCTGAGGAAGACCGCCCTTTGGAAGCTGTACCACAGGAGGCAGAAAGAAATCCTCAACCTTCTGAAGAAGGTGTAAGCCAGGAAGCAGAAGGAAACCTTAGAGGAGGGCTGACTCAGCCTGGTCAGGGATATAAAGAGGACACTCCCGTTAGGCATTTGGACCCTGAAGAAATGATAAGAGGAGCAGATGAGTTGGAAAGGCTTAGGGAAGAGATAAGAAGAGTAAGAAACAAGTTTGTGATGATGCATTGGAAGCAAAGACATTCACGCAGCCGTCCTTATCCCGTGTGCTTTAGGccttga